From a single Aquificaceae bacterium genomic region:
- the infC gene encoding translation initiation factor IF-3, whose protein sequence is MQEYRVNRQIRAKEVRLIDENGKQLGIIPIQEALRIASEKGLDLVEVAPQANPPVCKILDYGKFLYELKKKEKEAKKKQREHAIEVKDMMLSVRIDEHDLKVKLKHMREFLMDGDKVRVRIRFRGREHLHPELGDKLANRIVEELSDVGQLESSIKKEGNFLIFSLLPKKR, encoded by the coding sequence TTGCAGGAATATAGGGTAAACAGGCAGATAAGGGCAAAGGAGGTAAGGCTCATAGATGAAAATGGAAAGCAGTTAGGCATAATTCCAATTCAGGAAGCTCTGAGGATAGCCAGTGAAAAAGGACTTGACCTGGTTGAAGTGGCCCCTCAGGCAAACCCCCCTGTGTGTAAGATACTTGACTACGGGAAGTTTCTCTACGAGCTCAAGAAGAAGGAAAAGGAAGCGAAGAAAAAGCAGAGGGAACACGCCATTGAAGTCAAAGACATGATGCTATCTGTGAGGATTGACGAGCATGACCTGAAGGTAAAGCTCAAGCACATGAGGGAATTTCTTATGGATGGAGACAAGGTGAGGGTAAGGATAAGGTTCAGGGGCAGGGAACATCTTCATCCAGAGCTGGGCGACAAGCTGGCAAACAGAATAGTGGAAGAGCTTTCAGACGTTGGGCAGCTTGAATCCTCTATAAAGAAGGAGGGAAATTTTTTAATCTTTTCACTTCTGCCTAAAAAGAGATAA
- a CDS encoding diguanylate cyclase, which yields MLSLRVADIIESEEPVCPSECTLKTAFEKMREGGKGYVLLMKKEVPIGIITERDLLRLITESVSLEENALKFASKSLISVREYRDIYYALSLMVENGIRRLVVVDSEGRFMGTVTMEKVLSHLEEDFFKRRMKVRDLLLDKELVWVGENTNLLECLKLMKEKNIGALPVLIGGMPAGVITERDIVKLFDRIDLSAPVRLYMSKPVITIDEDAPAELALKIMEEKNIRRLVVVDSKGYAVGVISNRDIARNAYEGYWKFLETKLRHAKDVLNLLPEPTFEVLDIFSNQVIVWMNAKAVELFGNLIDHDITEVVPDKDWSYVYSRLLRERKAEKYRFALKDKTYEISASYLFVESQKIRGRIKLMLRDITQETLSHKTIARELDNYRRIMNSTEDMIIVYEADSGTIKLANRATVRKLGYTEEELTQMTIFQIVDADPEFIIQNIQKIVRRDEVVRGRRYYKDMYGNRLPVEITATKVHMNSTPYILIVARDITDRLKLEEEIERKTRELESIHDFILNLNRCGSEGEAYNLLAHMLVKISGVDTFAVYRINPSLNRVVDRIIYGNREYTECLEEGQDPSLCKVFQSTQPFLVRDREAYSCPSFKSIYGSYMCMSVVSGGRTIALLSMISRKENFFDKEKVEFIENLVNTFTPFLSNLRLIEINRELSIRDPLTNLYNRRFVTEFLQKELEKAKRNRSSLAILLIDLDHFKKINDTYGHQTGDLCLKTFSEVLTRSIRSMDIAGRWGGEEFIVILPDASRADAVAVANRIREAIKRSVVYAEGLKPVSISASFGVATFPDNGEDVDELIKVADGKLYMAKMEGRDRVIP from the coding sequence ATGCTCAGTCTCAGAGTGGCGGACATAATTGAAAGTGAAGAACCAGTGTGTCCTTCTGAATGCACGTTGAAAACTGCCTTTGAAAAAATGAGGGAGGGAGGAAAGGGCTATGTGCTTCTCATGAAAAAAGAAGTTCCCATAGGGATAATAACAGAAAGGGACCTTCTAAGGTTAATCACAGAGAGTGTATCCCTTGAAGAAAATGCTCTCAAATTCGCTTCAAAGAGCCTGATTTCGGTAAGAGAATACAGAGACATTTATTACGCCCTCAGTCTTATGGTAGAGAACGGCATAAGAAGGCTTGTGGTTGTAGACAGCGAAGGCAGGTTTATGGGAACTGTTACAATGGAGAAGGTGCTGAGCCATCTGGAGGAGGACTTTTTCAAAAGAAGAATGAAGGTCAGAGACCTTCTTCTGGATAAGGAGCTGGTATGGGTTGGAGAAAATACAAATCTCCTTGAGTGCCTCAAGCTTATGAAGGAAAAGAACATAGGAGCTCTACCCGTGCTGATAGGCGGTATGCCGGCAGGTGTAATAACCGAGAGGGACATTGTAAAGCTGTTTGACCGTATAGACCTTTCTGCCCCCGTAAGGTTATACATGAGTAAACCTGTGATAACTATAGACGAGGACGCTCCGGCAGAGCTTGCCCTCAAGATAATGGAGGAGAAAAACATAAGAAGGCTTGTGGTGGTGGATAGTAAGGGTTACGCCGTAGGAGTAATAAGCAACAGGGATATAGCGAGGAATGCCTACGAAGGATACTGGAAGTTTCTTGAGACAAAGCTCAGACACGCAAAGGATGTTTTAAATCTTCTTCCCGAGCCTACCTTTGAAGTTCTTGACATCTTTTCAAACCAGGTAATAGTCTGGATGAACGCAAAGGCTGTGGAACTTTTTGGTAATCTAATAGACCATGATATTACGGAAGTTGTCCCAGATAAGGATTGGTCTTATGTGTATTCAAGATTATTGAGAGAGAGAAAAGCCGAAAAATACAGGTTTGCATTGAAGGACAAGACCTATGAAATCTCTGCCAGCTATCTTTTTGTAGAGTCCCAGAAGATTAGAGGAAGGATAAAACTGATGCTCAGAGACATAACTCAGGAAACACTGTCCCACAAAACCATAGCAAGAGAGCTTGACAACTACAGGAGGATTATGAATTCTACAGAAGATATGATTATCGTATACGAAGCGGATAGCGGGACCATAAAGCTAGCAAACAGGGCAACTGTAAGAAAGCTTGGATACACGGAAGAGGAGCTTACACAGATGACCATATTCCAGATAGTGGATGCAGACCCAGAGTTTATAATCCAGAACATACAAAAAATTGTGAGAAGAGATGAAGTTGTAAGGGGCAGGAGGTATTATAAAGATATGTATGGAAACAGACTGCCTGTGGAAATAACCGCAACAAAGGTTCACATGAACAGCACACCTTACATACTCATAGTTGCAAGAGATATAACAGACAGGCTGAAACTTGAGGAGGAAATTGAGAGAAAGACAAGGGAACTTGAAAGCATTCATGATTTTATCCTTAACCTAAACAGATGTGGCTCAGAAGGCGAAGCCTACAATCTTCTTGCACACATGCTTGTAAAAATTTCAGGAGTGGACACGTTTGCTGTATATAGGATTAATCCCTCACTGAACAGGGTAGTTGACAGAATTATCTATGGAAACAGAGAATACACAGAGTGTCTTGAGGAAGGTCAGGACCCTTCCCTGTGTAAGGTCTTTCAGAGCACTCAGCCCTTCCTTGTAAGGGACAGAGAAGCGTATTCATGTCCTTCTTTCAAGTCCATTTATGGTTCTTATATGTGTATGTCTGTGGTATCTGGAGGAAGGACAATAGCTCTTTTAAGTATGATATCTCGGAAGGAAAACTTTTTTGATAAGGAAAAGGTAGAGTTTATAGAAAACCTCGTTAATACCTTTACACCCTTCCTATCAAACCTGAGACTAATAGAAATAAACAGGGAACTCTCCATAAGAGACCCTCTTACCAATCTCTATAACAGGAGGTTTGTAACAGAGTTTCTACAAAAAGAACTGGAAAAGGCAAAAAGAAACAGGAGTTCCTTAGCTATACTTCTAATAGACCTTGACCACTTTAAAAAAATAAATGACACATATGGGCATCAGACGGGAGACTTATGTCTCAAGACCTTTTCTGAGGTGCTGACGAGGAGTATAAGAAGTATGGACATAGCAGGCAGGTGGGGGGGTGAGGAGTTTATAGTTATCCTTCCCGACGCATCAAGGGCCGACGCAGTCGCAGTGGCAAACAGGATAAGAGAAGCCATAAAAAGAAGCGTGGTCTACGCCGAAGGATTAAAGCCTGTAAGCATCAGTGCCAGCTTTGGAGTGGCTACATTTCCCGACAATGGTGAAGATGTGGACGAGCTCATAAAGGTTGCGGACGGCAAGTTATACATGGCAAAGATGGAGGGCAGGGACAGAGTAATTCCATGA
- the radA gene encoding DNA repair protein RadA: MKKVKNLFVCQECGYSSSRWLGKCPGCGAWNSMVEEVEVKGLARVLEKKHHPKPLFRWEGEESFRLSTGFSGLDQALGGGLVKGQVILLAGEPGIGKSTLLLQVCEEFSRIYGPVLYISGEESPSQIAVRAKRLGVGSESLLVFPETNLETIIETLGEEKPSLLVVDSVQTLYSSNLESSPGSVAQVRECAFRLSEACKLLNIPLFLVGQVNKEGVLAGPKVLEHIVDTVLYFEGERFNFYRVVKVVKNRFGASGTVAVFKMSGSGLEEVPEPSAFFLQERAGSSGSVIFPHTEGSKPVLLEVQALTIQALYTTPQRRTQGFDPNRLSLILAVLEKEAKVFTRDRDVFVNIVGGVRVEEPAVDLAVALAVVSSVKEKPVGDVLVFGELGLSGEVRSIHFAQERLREGLRFGFKKAIIPAGCSIEVEGMEVAGVRHIKEALEFII, encoded by the coding sequence ATGAAAAAGGTAAAAAACCTCTTCGTATGCCAGGAGTGTGGATATTCAAGCTCAAGATGGCTCGGGAAGTGTCCTGGTTGCGGTGCCTGGAATTCAATGGTGGAAGAGGTGGAAGTAAAGGGCCTTGCCAGAGTTCTAGAAAAAAAGCATCATCCAAAACCCCTCTTCCGCTGGGAAGGGGAGGAAAGCTTCAGACTCAGCACTGGTTTCTCGGGTCTTGACCAGGCACTGGGTGGTGGACTGGTAAAGGGACAGGTCATACTTCTTGCGGGTGAGCCAGGGATAGGCAAGTCCACGCTACTTCTACAGGTATGTGAAGAGTTTTCAAGAATCTACGGACCGGTTCTCTACATCTCCGGTGAGGAATCACCCTCACAGATTGCAGTAAGGGCAAAAAGGCTCGGGGTTGGCTCAGAGAGCCTCCTTGTCTTTCCGGAGACGAACCTTGAGACTATTATTGAAACCCTTGGGGAAGAAAAGCCTTCTCTTCTTGTAGTAGATTCGGTGCAGACACTTTACAGCTCAAACCTTGAATCTTCTCCGGGCTCTGTGGCACAGGTCAGGGAGTGTGCCTTCAGGCTATCAGAAGCCTGTAAGCTCCTCAACATTCCCCTTTTCCTCGTGGGTCAGGTGAACAAAGAGGGCGTGCTTGCTGGTCCAAAGGTGCTGGAGCACATAGTGGATACGGTGCTCTACTTTGAAGGAGAGAGGTTTAACTTCTACAGGGTGGTGAAGGTGGTAAAGAATCGTTTCGGCGCTTCAGGCACTGTGGCCGTATTCAAGATGTCTGGGTCGGGGCTTGAGGAGGTGCCAGAGCCTTCAGCCTTTTTCCTTCAGGAAAGGGCTGGATCCTCGGGGAGCGTTATATTCCCGCATACGGAGGGTAGCAAGCCCGTGCTTCTGGAGGTTCAGGCTCTCACCATACAGGCGCTATATACCACTCCCCAGAGAAGAACCCAGGGATTTGACCCTAACAGGCTATCTCTCATACTTGCAGTGCTTGAAAAGGAAGCAAAGGTGTTTACAAGAGACAGGGATGTGTTCGTGAACATAGTGGGTGGTGTGAGGGTGGAAGAGCCAGCGGTAGACCTGGCGGTTGCCCTTGCAGTGGTAAGCTCAGTAAAGGAAAAACCTGTGGGTGATGTGCTCGTTTTTGGAGAGCTGGGTCTCTCTGGAGAGGTCAGGTCAATCCATTTTGCACAGGAAAGACTCAGGGAAGGGCTCAGATTCGGTTTTAAAAAGGCCATAATTCCAGCGGGCTGCAGTATAGAAGTGGAGGGTATGGAAGTGGCTGGTGTGAGGCATATAAAGGAGGCCCTTGAGTTTATAATTTAG
- a CDS encoding response regulator transcription factor, with product MKVLLVEDDRLLGESLKEYLGSEGFVVDWIYDSREFFDLLQVSSYDVIVLDLMMPHVSGEQLLRGLREKGDKTSVLILTAKGRLEDKERCFSLGADDYLTKPFEPRELLLRLRALHRRVVRDERLKLGGVEIDLQAGRVWVESREIRLGRKEWLLLKHLVENRGRFVSTEELLNYVWGDEPVGDEVVRAHIKNLRRLLPEGFITSQKGRGYRVEG from the coding sequence GTGAAGGTGCTTCTTGTGGAGGATGACAGACTACTGGGGGAGTCTCTTAAAGAATACTTAGGGTCAGAAGGCTTTGTGGTGGACTGGATATACGACAGCAGGGAGTTTTTTGACCTTCTTCAGGTGTCTTCCTACGATGTTATAGTGCTTGACCTGATGATGCCCCATGTGAGCGGAGAGCAGCTTCTGAGAGGACTTAGAGAGAAGGGAGATAAAACCTCCGTGCTTATTCTGACAGCAAAGGGAAGGCTTGAGGACAAAGAAAGATGCTTTTCTCTGGGTGCGGATGATTATCTGACAAAACCCTTTGAACCCAGGGAGCTTCTACTCAGGCTCAGGGCTCTACACAGAAGGGTTGTAAGGGATGAAAGGCTGAAGCTGGGAGGGGTTGAAATAGACCTTCAAGCGGGCAGAGTATGGGTCGAGAGCAGAGAAATAAGACTTGGCAGAAAAGAGTGGCTTCTTCTTAAGCATCTGGTGGAAAACAGGGGAAGGTTTGTCTCCACAGAAGAGCTTCTCAACTATGTGTGGGGAGATGAGCCAGTTGGGGATGAGGTGGTCCGGGCTCACATAAAAAACCTCAGGAGGCTTCTGCCTGAGGGCTTTATAACCTCTCAGAAGGGAAGGGGATACAGGGTTGAAGGCTGA
- the hisS gene encoding histidine--tRNA ligase — translation MPEFQGVRGFHDLYGEELKKFRYLSDFIREKLRLYNFEEIVLPVVEYLEVFQRSIGEVTDIVQKEMFVFQDRKGRWLALRPEGTAGAVRAFVQNKLYALKPYVKLFYEGPMFRYERPQAGRYRQFHQLGAEVFGSLEPVVDAELIQLLYEILSELGVRVVIEINSIGCRVCRPAYRQALTEFLNGVEGHLCEVCLDRKDRNPLRVLDCKVPTCKEAVIDAPKMVDFLCDECREHYSSLKEYLNSLSIPYRENPNLVRGLDYYTKTVFEAVSEELGITVVAGGRYDYLVEEFGGPPTPAIGFAVGLERLSMLVKNSPSEDPLYLVIPFGNVLDYALQVAKALRGEGKRVEFSYRKGGLKKQLELANRLGANYAVIVGEEEKSGGFYTLKDMDSGNQVRVEFTPAF, via the coding sequence ATGCCTGAGTTTCAGGGTGTAAGAGGCTTCCATGACCTTTATGGAGAGGAGCTTAAAAAGTTCAGATACCTTTCTGACTTCATAAGAGAAAAGTTGAGGCTGTATAACTTTGAGGAAATAGTGCTTCCAGTTGTGGAATACCTTGAAGTTTTCCAGAGGAGCATAGGTGAGGTTACGGACATAGTGCAGAAGGAGATGTTTGTCTTTCAGGACAGGAAAGGAAGATGGCTTGCCCTCAGGCCAGAGGGCACAGCTGGTGCGGTCAGAGCCTTTGTCCAGAACAAGCTATATGCACTAAAACCCTACGTAAAACTCTTCTACGAGGGGCCCATGTTCCGCTACGAGCGTCCACAGGCAGGGAGATACAGGCAGTTTCATCAGCTCGGTGCTGAAGTTTTTGGAAGTCTGGAGCCTGTGGTGGATGCCGAGCTCATACAGCTCCTTTATGAGATACTCTCTGAGCTCGGTGTGAGGGTTGTGATAGAGATAAACTCCATAGGTTGTAGGGTCTGCAGACCAGCCTACAGGCAGGCACTCACGGAGTTTCTCAATGGTGTAGAGGGCCATCTCTGTGAGGTATGCCTTGACAGAAAGGACAGGAACCCCCTCAGGGTTCTAGACTGCAAGGTGCCCACCTGCAAAGAGGCGGTGATAGATGCACCCAAGATGGTGGACTTTCTCTGTGATGAGTGCAGAGAGCATTACTCAAGCCTCAAAGAATACCTCAACTCCCTTTCCATTCCCTACAGGGAGAATCCAAACCTTGTCAGAGGCCTTGATTACTACACAAAGACTGTCTTTGAGGCTGTTTCTGAGGAGCTCGGTATTACTGTGGTGGCGGGCGGCAGATACGATTATCTTGTGGAAGAGTTTGGTGGTCCACCCACTCCGGCAATTGGCTTTGCTGTTGGGCTGGAGAGGCTTTCCATGCTTGTTAAAAACTCCCCCTCAGAAGACCCTCTCTATCTGGTCATACCCTTTGGTAATGTGCTTGATTATGCCCTTCAGGTGGCGAAGGCTCTCAGGGGGGAAGGCAAAAGGGTTGAGTTCTCCTACAGAAAGGGAGGCCTCAAAAAGCAGCTTGAACTTGCCAACAGGCTGGGAGCAAACTACGCTGTGATAGTTGGTGAGGAAGAGAAGTCTGGGGGCTTTTACACACTCAAGGATATGGATTCTGGGAATCAAGTCAGGGTGGAATTTACTCCCGCTTTTTGA
- a CDS encoding DUF4149 domain-containing protein has product MKELVLFLHIVLASLWVGGMLFLVLVLAPFVRKLPIRDQAFQEVGRRFSLYGTLGSLSLLFLTGLLNIHYILGFSGLLDLSNPYTRTLMHKLIVFFFIVVVSLVHDLYFGPKSAGSAFHRGLARLLGFINLLLSFLVVYLAVKLRFGG; this is encoded by the coding sequence ATGAAAGAGCTTGTGCTTTTCCTTCACATAGTCCTTGCATCCCTGTGGGTGGGTGGGATGCTCTTCCTGGTTCTTGTTCTAGCTCCCTTTGTGAGAAAACTTCCCATAAGAGACCAGGCCTTTCAGGAGGTGGGCAGACGTTTCAGCCTGTATGGAACACTGGGTTCACTTTCCCTTCTTTTTCTTACAGGGCTCTTGAACATACATTACATACTGGGCTTTTCAGGCCTCCTTGACCTTTCAAACCCTTACACCAGGACTCTTATGCACAAGCTGATAGTCTTTTTTTTCATAGTTGTAGTCTCACTAGTTCATGACCTTTACTTTGGACCAAAGTCTGCAGGCTCCGCCTTTCATAGAGGTCTGGCGAGACTTCTTGGCTTTATAAACCTGCTCCTCAGTTTTTTGGTAGTCTACCTTGCAGTAAAACTCAGGTTTGGAGGTTAA
- a CDS encoding cupin domain-containing protein codes for MAKLLKAEGVFSDFMPAKKALHVEEDLRCIAFYLKAGQKINLHTSPHRVITLVLQGEGDFFVGSEEKRERLGKGEALLYEPNEPHGFQAVEDMVVVAIVV; via the coding sequence ATGGCAAAACTTTTGAAAGCAGAGGGTGTTTTTTCGGATTTCATGCCAGCAAAAAAGGCCCTTCATGTGGAGGAAGACTTAAGGTGCATTGCCTTTTATCTCAAGGCTGGTCAGAAGATAAACCTTCATACATCACCGCACAGAGTTATCACCCTCGTGCTTCAGGGTGAAGGAGACTTTTTTGTGGGGTCGGAAGAAAAGAGGGAAAGACTTGGAAAGGGAGAAGCTCTCCTCTACGAACCCAATGAGCCTCATGGTTTTCAGGCCGTGGAGGATATGGTGGTTGTGGCTATTGTGGTGTGA
- the hemA gene encoding glutamyl-tRNA reductase, translating to MMYRIFVWGVNFKTAPVEQRELLACSREDAYYLLPPLKTIRGIREIILLSTCNRVEVYTVAEDYEPMNRLVLELLQLKGVDTRLRKNSFFLEDGLAVAHVFKVASGLESMVVGETQIVSQFKEAYRVARELHCTGKVLNRLYEKALRTAKRVRTETGISRNAVSVSYVAVELAKRIFGSLARTKVLLVGAGEMAELSAKYLRKLQAHLFISNRTYERAVELAKELQGHVLRFEELSEHLHDFDIVIVSTGSKKFVIDHQMVKKAIRRRNYKPIFFIDISVPRNVDPEVNEIDEVFLYNIDDLQEVAEKNLRERLKEKEKGEIIVWDEVSKFMKWLEFLRVEKEIVNIKEAWKDVEEREPRVRRLVHLAVEEIRKDPSLAEKLVKIFLQEVEYADSERRLSHVHNRAYGA from the coding sequence ATGATGTATCGCATATTTGTCTGGGGTGTAAACTTCAAAACTGCCCCCGTGGAGCAGAGGGAGCTCCTCGCCTGTAGCAGGGAAGATGCCTATTATCTTTTGCCACCCCTCAAAACCATAAGGGGTATAAGGGAGATAATACTTCTCTCCACCTGTAACAGGGTAGAGGTTTACACTGTTGCTGAAGACTACGAGCCTATGAACAGGCTCGTGCTTGAACTTCTCCAGCTCAAAGGTGTGGACACAAGGCTGCGGAAAAATTCCTTCTTCCTTGAAGATGGTCTGGCGGTTGCGCATGTCTTTAAGGTTGCAAGCGGGCTTGAGTCCATGGTGGTTGGGGAAACTCAGATAGTCAGCCAGTTCAAAGAGGCATACAGAGTAGCCAGAGAGCTCCACTGCACTGGGAAGGTCCTGAACAGGCTATATGAAAAGGCTCTCAGAACTGCCAAGCGGGTCCGGACAGAGACGGGAATAAGCAGAAATGCAGTATCGGTAAGCTATGTGGCTGTGGAGCTAGCCAAGAGAATATTCGGAAGCCTTGCACGCACAAAGGTTCTCCTCGTTGGCGCCGGGGAAATGGCTGAGCTCTCTGCCAAGTATCTGAGGAAGCTGCAGGCGCATCTGTTTATAAGCAACAGAACCTACGAGAGGGCAGTAGAGCTGGCTAAGGAGCTTCAGGGGCATGTGTTGAGGTTTGAAGAGCTGTCCGAACACCTTCATGACTTTGACATAGTCATAGTCTCAACGGGCAGCAAAAAATTCGTCATAGACCATCAGATGGTAAAAAAGGCAATAAGAAGAAGGAACTACAAGCCAATCTTCTTCATAGACATATCCGTTCCTAGAAATGTGGACCCTGAAGTAAACGAGATTGATGAGGTATTTCTCTACAACATAGATGATCTGCAGGAGGTGGCGGAGAAAAATCTGAGGGAGAGGTTGAAGGAAAAGGAGAAAGGGGAGATAATCGTGTGGGATGAGGTGAGTAAGTTTATGAAGTGGCTGGAGTTTCTCAGGGTTGAGAAAGAGATAGTAAACATAAAAGAAGCATGGAAAGATGTGGAGGAAAGAGAGCCCAGGGTAAGAAGGCTGGTTCACCTTGCAGTGGAGGAGATAAGAAAGGACCCGTCCCTTGCAGAGAAGTTGGTTAAAATATTCTTGCAGGAGGTGGAATATGCAGACTCAGAGCGAAGGCTATCCCATGTCCATAACAGAGCTTATGGAGCTTGA
- a CDS encoding Lrp/AsnC ligand binding domain-containing protein yields the protein MQTQSEGYPMSITELMELESEYSIKAYVLIKADPREIPSIMLALSTFEGVKTADVVTGPYDIIVFAELKNQDELGRLVINKIHSLEGVKEALTCVVVRI from the coding sequence ATGCAGACTCAGAGCGAAGGCTATCCCATGTCCATAACAGAGCTTATGGAGCTTGAGAGCGAATACTCCATAAAGGCATACGTGCTAATAAAGGCTGACCCGAGGGAGATTCCTTCCATAATGCTGGCTCTCTCAACCTTTGAAGGTGTAAAAACCGCAGATGTGGTAACAGGTCCCTACGATATCATAGTTTTTGCAGAACTCAAGAATCAGGATGAACTTGGCAGGCTTGTAATAAACAAGATACACTCTCTGGAAGGGGTGAAGGAAGCTCTTACCTGCGTGGTAGTGAGGATATGA
- the murA gene encoding UDP-N-acetylglucosamine 1-carboxyvinyltransferase, translating to MRSTTSYTSECIVIEGGKPLKGKVSISGSKNASLPILMASILTREPCTLENVPDLLDTKTTFELLRHLGALVEFEGERVVVDPEPIKTHEAPDEVVRRMRASVLVMGPLLARFGRALVSMPGGCSIGVRSIDQHLKVFERAGASIEVKHGYIDMKVKKIKPVEYTFEVITVTGTENALMFLSGCEKRSVLRNIALEPEVMDLVEVLRKMGVEIHIEDRTALIRGSEHLRGFSHRVIPDRIEAGTFMVAGFLTGGDVLLEDVRVEHLGSLIEKLREAGAELELLSLNSLRVRGGKAIQPLSISTAEYPGFPTDMQAQFMVLCCLADGVSEIRENIFENRFQHVAELQRMGADIHVRDRTAIVRGVKKLYGAEVYSTDLRASASLVLAGLVAEGTTLVRDIYHLDRGYEKLEKKLKALGALIERGPHHKD from the coding sequence ATGAGAAGCACTACATCATATACTTCTGAATGTATAGTAATAGAAGGGGGTAAACCCCTGAAAGGGAAGGTGAGCATATCCGGCTCAAAGAACGCCTCCCTGCCCATACTTATGGCAAGCATACTTACAAGAGAACCCTGCACTTTGGAAAATGTGCCTGACCTTCTTGATACAAAAACAACCTTTGAGCTCCTAAGGCATCTGGGAGCCCTTGTGGAGTTTGAAGGGGAAAGGGTGGTGGTGGACCCAGAACCCATAAAAACCCACGAGGCACCCGATGAAGTGGTGAGGAGGATGAGAGCCTCTGTCCTCGTAATGGGTCCCCTGCTTGCAAGGTTCGGAAGGGCTCTTGTATCCATGCCAGGAGGGTGTTCCATAGGTGTAAGGTCCATAGACCAGCATTTAAAAGTATTTGAAAGGGCAGGGGCAAGCATAGAAGTAAAACATGGCTACATAGATATGAAGGTAAAGAAGATAAAGCCTGTAGAATACACCTTTGAGGTCATAACGGTGACTGGCACGGAGAATGCCCTCATGTTCCTGAGTGGCTGTGAAAAGAGGAGCGTTCTGAGAAACATAGCCCTGGAGCCAGAGGTTATGGACCTTGTGGAAGTGCTGAGAAAAATGGGGGTGGAGATACATATAGAGGACAGGACTGCCCTGATAAGGGGGAGCGAACATCTGAGAGGTTTTAGTCACAGGGTTATCCCCGACAGGATTGAGGCAGGAACTTTTATGGTGGCCGGTTTTCTGACAGGTGGAGATGTTCTGCTTGAGGACGTAAGAGTGGAACACCTGGGTAGCCTGATAGAGAAACTAAGGGAGGCGGGTGCCGAGCTTGAACTGCTGAGTCTTAATAGCCTCAGGGTCAGGGGTGGTAAGGCTATTCAGCCTCTCAGCATATCCACCGCAGAGTACCCTGGCTTTCCCACAGACATGCAGGCCCAGTTTATGGTGCTCTGCTGCCTTGCAGATGGTGTATCGGAGATAAGGGAGAACATATTTGAAAACCGTTTCCAGCACGTGGCAGAGCTTCAGAGGATGGGCGCAGATATTCATGTGAGGGACAGAACCGCCATAGTCAGAGGTGTGAAGAAGCTTTACGGTGCTGAGGTTTACTCTACAGACCTCAGGGCTTCTGCCAGCCTTGTGCTTGCAGGGCTAGTGGCTGAGGGAACAACCCTCGTGAGGGACATATACCACCTTGATAGAGGTTATGAGAAGCTTGAAAAAAAACTAAAAGCCCTGGGGGCCCTCATAGAGAGGGGACCCCATCACAAAGATTAA
- a CDS encoding Hsp20/alpha crystallin family protein: MRRGLMLWSPFAEIERIRREFDRLLEELMPREEGERVFAPVVDVYETDQELVVKAELPGVKKENVEVSIRDNALHIRGEKREEKEEKTETYHRVERVYGKFERVLPLPADVKVESAKAEFKDGVLEIRIPKAEGAKEKKIEIA, from the coding sequence ATGAGAAGAGGACTTATGCTCTGGAGCCCTTTTGCAGAGATTGAACGCATAAGAAGGGAGTTTGACAGGCTCCTTGAGGAGCTCATGCCCAGGGAAGAGGGCGAAAGGGTCTTTGCACCCGTAGTGGATGTGTATGAGACAGACCAGGAGCTTGTGGTAAAGGCTGAACTACCTGGAGTGAAGAAGGAGAACGTGGAAGTGTCCATAAGGGACAACGCCCTGCACATAAGAGGTGAGAAGAGGGAAGAAAAGGAAGAAAAGACGGAAACCTACCACAGGGTTGAAAGGGTCTACGGAAAATTTGAGAGGGTTCTACCACTGCCAGCCGATGTGAAGGTGGAGTCCGCCAAAGCTGAGTTCAAGGACGGCGTTCTTGAGATAAGGATACCCAAGGCTGAGGGTGCAAAGGAAAAGAAGATTGAGATAGCTTAA